One Glycine max cultivar Williams 82 chromosome 6, Glycine_max_v4.0, whole genome shotgun sequence DNA segment encodes these proteins:
- the LOC100795177 gene encoding probable WRKY transcription factor 31 — translation MVRGGGLQSMDSDPIGSFFLHKPIVLNSFPAEDTNNKWKKLSLHHNMDATASNTKDNTIPFQVSLRCSPNNHDDASSPPSLHNNRTEMDLFSDKNSTKDDDNNNNKVDASASLPDNDHHSTTPPTLEFKLNTGGLNLLTTNTNSDQSMVDDEISPNSEDKRAKNEMAVLQADLERMKRENQKLRDSLDEVTTNYSALQMHFMNLMQERKGEEGEEEQEEVYGGEKKQQLGESGGDGILVPRQFMDLGLAANNGTSTGIEPSSSSGGRSQDRSRSPNVEVASKELGTNDEEEKKEYGRGIEREDDSPSGHAHKVPRFSPPKDNNSVEAEATMRKARVSVRARSETPMIADGCQWRKYGQKMAKGNPCPRAYYRCSMASACPVRKQVQRCAEDRTVLITTYEGNHNHPLPPTAMAMAQTTSSAARMLLSGSMSSADSIMNANFLTGTLLPCSSSMATISASAPFPTVTLDLTHSPNPLQFPRQQHPNQLQIGVPQNNFANSPAASLLPQIFGQALYNNQSKFSGLQMSSSHYDADPSSQFGNNQLPPHQVVPPHLADTVGAAIATDPNFTAALAAAITSIIGGAPLQHSNSSNNNNSNSNNKGNMTANNSNNGNGNVASSSNNNCNNGKQ, via the exons ATGGTTAGAGGTGGTGGACTCCAATCCATGGATTCAGATCCAATTGGGAGCTTCTTCCTCCACAAGCCAATTGTTCTCAACTCTTTCCCAGCTGAAGACACAAACAACAAGTGGAAAAAACTTAGTCTCCACCACAACATGGATGCCACAGCTAGCAATACCAAAGATAACACCATCCCCTTTCAAGTCAGCCTTAGATGTTCTCCAAACAATCATGATGATGCCTCTTCACCACCATCTCTCCACAACAACAGAACCGAGATGGACTTATTCTCCGACAAGAATAGTACcaaagatgatgacaacaacaacaacaaggttGATGCTTCTGCCTCTCTCCCCGACAATGATCATCATTCCACCACTCCACCCACGTTGGAATTCAAACTAAAC ACTGGTGGTCTAAATCTTCTTACTACCAACACTAACAGTGACCAATCTATGGTGGATGATGAGATATCACCCAATTCAGAAGACAAAAGAGCTAAGAATGAG atGGCTGTTCTTCAAGCTGATCTTGAAAGAATGAAGAGGGAGAATCAAAAGTTGAGGGACTCGCTTGATGAGGTTACCACCAATTACAGCGCGCTTCAGATGCATTTTATGAATCTGATGCAAGAGCGAAAGGGAGAGGAAGgtgaagaagaacaagaagaagtgTATGGTGGAGAGAAGAAGCAGCAATTAGGTGAGAGTGGTGGTGATGGGATATTAGTTCCAAGGCAGTTTATGGATCTTGGGTTGGCTGCTAATAATGGTACTAGCACTGGTATTGAACCCTCTTCTTCATCAGGAGGAAGAAGCCAAGATCGATCAAGATCACCCAACGTAGAAGTGGCTTCCAAGGAATTAGGGACAAATgatgaagaagagaagaaagagtATGGTAGAGGGATAGAGAGAGAGGATGATAGTCCCTCAGGGCATGCTCATAAAGTTCCAAGGTTCAGTCCTCCAAAGGATAATAATAGTGTTGAGGCTGAGGCTACTATGAGGAAGGCAAGAGTTTCTGTTAGAGCTCGATCAGAGACACCCATG ATTGCTGATGGGTGTCAATGGAGAAAGTATGGGCAGAAAATGGCCAAAGGAAACCCATGTCCTAGAGCTTATTATAGGTGTAGCATGGCATCGGCTTGCCCAGTTAGAAAACAG GTACAAAGGTGTGCTGAAGATAGAACAGTCCTTATCACAACCTATGAAGGAAATCACAACCACCCTTTGCCTCCAACAGCCATGGCAATGGCACAAACCACATCCTCAGCAGCAAGAATGCTGCTTTCTGGATCAATGTCAAGTGCTGACAGCATAATGAATGCAAACTTCCTCACAGGGACACTCCTTCCTTGCTCTTCAAGCATGGCCACTATCTCAGCATCTGCTCCATTCCCAACTGTTACATTAGACCTAACTCATTCTCCAAACCCTCTACAGTTCCCAAGGCAGCAGCATCCAAACCAGTTGCAGATTGGTGTCCCTCAGAATAATTTTGCAAACTCCCCGGCAGCATCTTTACTGCCTCAGATATTTGGACAAGCACTGTATAACAACCAATCAAAGTTTTCTGGCCTACAAATGTCATCATCACATTATGATGCAGACCCTTCTTCACAATTTGGTAATAACCAATTACCACCTCATCAGGTTGTTCCACCACACCTTGCTGACACAGTTGGTGCTGCCATTGCTACTGACCCGAATTTCACTGCAGCATTGGCAGCAGCTATCACTTCCATTATTGGTGGTGCTCCGCTACAACACAGCAacagtagtaataataataatagtaacagTAACAATAAAGGCAACATGACagccaacaacagcaacaatgGCAATGGCAATGTCGCCAGTAGTAGCAACAACAACTGCAACAACGGAAAGCAATAA